The window CAGGGCACCGCCCAGCCGCTCCCCATCTATGCCCGTCTCAGCGCAGCCAACACTTCTGGGGCCGTGATCTGGCCCGAAACTGCCGTCACAGAGAAGGACGTGCCGAACCTTCCCGGTCTGCCCCTCCTGATCGGTGTGGCCCGCACAGGGCAGAACCGGATTGAGGCGTGGGATGGGGGGTTCCGGGGGGCTTACGACAAGCATCAGCTCGTTCCTTTCGGGGAGTATTTTCCCCTGCGTGAACCACTGGCTCCGCTGTATGAAGGGGTATTCAGCGCGCTGGGCCTGCCAAGCCTGACCGGACTCCAGGCCGGGCAACTCGGCCAGCCACTGACCTTGCGTGGCGTCTCGTACGGCGCGTACGTGTGTTACGAGAGTGTGTTTCCGACTGTTGCCCGGCAACTGGTGCAGGGCGGAGCGGGGGTGCTGGTGAACGCTTCGAATGACGGCTGGTTTCATGCAGGAAACGGCGTGGAGCAGCACTTTGCCATGGGACGGGTTCGGGCCATTGAAACCCGGCGGTACGTATTGCGCGCCGGCAATATTGGGGTTACGGCGGTGGTTGATCCGCAGGGTTGGGTCACGCAGGCCCTGCCAACCCGCCGCGCTGGGGCCTTGGCGGCCCGTTACGCCGTGCAAGAGGGAACGACTTGGTATGTCCGTCTGGGTGACTGGCCTGTGGGGGTTGCGATTCTTGGACTCACTGGCCTGCTGGCTCAGGGCATAGTCAGACGCGCAGGATCCCGTTTGGTTTTCAATGCGCCTGAACAACATGCTGACGCCACGTAACGGCAGGTGCACTGGACGCCAGAACCAGTTGCGTCCTGTGCAGGTTCGGCGCTCGGAAGAACGCGTTCAGGCCGGAGAACACAAAGCCGCGCTGGTCCGCAAACTGGGCATCGGTCCTCAAGCCCCCTCCAATCCTCTCAGGTCCAGCGAATGCTGAACCGCTGCACCTGCCATACCCGTTGAATTCCTGAGCGATGAGCAGGCGGCGCGGTACGGTCGGTATGACGGTGACCCTGCGCCTGTACAACTCACCCAGTATTTCCTGCTCACCGACGCTGATCTTGCCTTGTTGGAGGATCGCCGGCGCAAGCACAACAAGTTGGGGATGGCGGTGCAACTCTGCAGCCTCCGTTTCCTGGGCACATTCCCTCCACCCGCAGAGCAGGTGCCTGCCAGAGTCGTTGACCACGTGGCCCAGCAACTCGGCCTCTCGCCTGATGTCCTGCACAAGTACGGCCAGCGGGAGGCTACTCGATCAAAACACCGTGCGCTCCTGCTGACCCATCTGGGCTATCAGGAGTTTGGCGTTTGGGTCGCCATTCGGCTGATTCGGTGGTTGTACGCGCAGCTGTCACTGAGTGATCAGCGGCCTAGCCTCCTGTTTGATCTGGCCACCGCGCATCTGGTGGGGCAGAAGATCGTATTGCCGGGAGTCACGGTATTGGCCCCCGGCTGATCGTGCGTGTTCGCGACCGCTTCGCGACGCGGCTGTTCGGAGGCCTGAGTGTTCGGCTCTCTGCCGACCAGCAGCAGGCGCTCCAGAGTCTCCTGGTGCTGAGAGAAGATCAGTGGAGGACACCCCTGGACGTTCTGCGTACGCCGCCCACACGAATCTCAGCGTCAGCGCTTGTTCAGGCCCTCCACCGGATTGAACAGATTCGTGCCGTCGGGGTTCACGGTGTTGACCTGGGGGACCTATCGGAGTCCCGCCGATTGACTTTGGTCCGGCATGCCCGGGTGGTCCGAGTGCAACTGCTGGCCCGTCTGAGCGAGGACCGCCGCCTGGCGACCCTACTGGTGTTTCTGCAGCATCTGGAGCGTTCGGCCACGGATGATGCGCTGGATGTTTTTGATGCCTTCATGAGCAAGCTGACCTTGACGGGGTTGGGCCGCCGTAAGAAAGAGCGCCTGCGGACCCTGAAAGATCTTGACCAGGCTGCACTTCGACTCCGAACCGTAGCTCGTGTTCTGCTGGACTCGGGTGTCTCACCGGCCGGTATCCGTGAGGCGGACTTCGCGCTGGTCGATGCCAGAACGCTGGAAGTAGCCATTGACACGGTTGAAGCGCTGGCCAATGAAGATGACGACCCAGCAGTGGAGGTGCTGGTGGGCGCGTATGCCACTGTGCGCCGGTTTCTGCCAGCCATGCTGGCCGGCATCGCTTTGGAGGGCACACCGGGCGCTCAACCTCTTCTCGATGCTTGGCAGTTTCTGGGCCGTCTGGAGGCAGGCGGTCGTGGAAAGCCGAGGTGGGCGGATGCACCCGGACGGTCGTACCCAGAGGGTGGGTGCGGCGGGTCTTCCCCAGGCCCGGGGAAGTGGATCTTCAGGCATACACCCTGTGTGTCCTGGACCGTTTGCAGCACGCACTGAAACGTCGGGAGGTGTTTGCTCCTCAGAGCGAACGCTACGCCGACCCACGTGCCGGACTCCTTCAGGGTGAGTCCTGGATTGCCGCTCGGTCAGACGTATTGCGTGTGCTCGACCGTTCGCTTGATCCACGGCCCGCAGTTGAGGCACTCAACGTCGCACTGGGTGAGGCTTACCAAAAGGTAGAGACCCACCTTGCCAAGAATCAAGCTTTGATGTTGACCGTGGACAATGGCCACACGCGGGTCTCGCTTAGCCTACTGGTGGCCACCCCAGAGTCGACGTCCCTGAGCACCCTGAAGGCTCAGGTAGCCGCGCGCTTGCCCACCGTTGATCTGGCTGAACTCCTGATGGAGGTGCATGAGATTACGGGGATGGCCGCTGCCTTTACGCACGTTTCAGAGGGGAAATCATACGCTCGCGACTTGCCGCTTAGCATCTGTGGGGTCTTGCTGGCCCAAGCCTGCAATATCGGACTGAAGGCGGTCTCCAGGGTGGATGTTGCGGCACTGACCCTTCCCCGGCTGTCTTGGGTGCAGCAGAATTATGTGCGCGCAGAGACCTTGATTCAAGCGAATGCCTGTCTGGTGGAGGCACAATTTGACCTGCCGCGGGCACAGGTCTGGGGTGGCGGGGAAGTCGCGTCTGCTGACGGACTCCGCTTTGTCGTTCCCGTCCGTACGGTACATGCCGGCTGGAACGGCAAATACTTTGGCGCGGCGCGTGGAGTCACGTACTACAACTTCACCAGCGACCAATTCACGGGTTTCCACGGCATCGTGATTCCAGGAACGCTGCGAGACTCGCTCGATATCCTGTCCGGCCTGCTGGAGCAGCAGACCCACCTTGACCCCCGCGAAATCATGACCGACACGCACGGCTCCAGTGACGTCGTATTTGTGTTGTTTGCCTTATTGGGCTATCAGTTCAGTCCCCGTTTAGCGGACCTGCCTGACCAGCGGTTCTGGCGACTGGACCGGGACGCCGATTATTGGCAGGTTCACTGAAGTTGGGGAAAGTCAGGGCAACCAGTGTCATGCGGACATTGCAGCGTGGGGGCAGTCTGTCCGCCTTGGGCGCACAATAGCCGAGCTGGGGCGCGTAGAGAAAACCCTGTATTTGCTCAGGTATGTGCAGGATGAGGGATATCGGCACCGGATTCAGAGACAAGTGAACCGAGGAGGGTTGCGGCACAGCGTGGCCCGGGCCGTCTTCCACGGGGGCAAGGGGGAGCTGGGGCAAAAATACCGGGAAGGAATGGAGGACCAATTGGAAGCTCTGGGACTGGTGGTCAATGCCATGGTGCTGTGGAACACCCGGTATTTGGCCCTGGCAGTAGAGGACATCCGGCAAGCGGGTCAGTTATGCGATGAGGCCGAGGTCGCCCGGCTCTCGCCGCTGCTGTCCGAGCATGGCAACATCCTTGGAAAATACGATTTTCGCTCCCAGCTGAAGTCGCTAGAGGCCAACTGCGCAAGCTCCGCGACCCGACATCGCTGGACGCTTACTTGTACTTGGCCCAAATTCCTTAGGGGAAGTTTCTGTTCCCAGTCTCACGCGAGGCCTACACGCAGTGGGCGCCGTGGCCCTCAGAAGACTCTGAGTGACCCGTCTGCGGGGTGTGGCCGTGGTGGGCGGGCAGGGCTGGAGCAGGCGGCGCCTGATCACGGGCCAGGTACATGAAGGCGCCGAGCAGTGCCAGCAGACTCAGCACCCAAGGGCGCAGGCGGCGGATCAGTCTCGGCCCAGTGGACCAGGGGGAGGAGCCTGCCCCTGGCTTTTTCTTCAACGCGCCGCCCCGCTGATGGTGATCAGGGTCTGGTCTCCCTGCTTGACGGCGGTGTAATGCAGCTCGGCCGGCAGCGCCTTGCCCAGAAAGGCAGAGTAGTGGTCCGGCGCCATCAGTTCGTCATCAAGCAGCACGTAGCCCCTGGCCCGGAGCACCCGGGCGGCGGCCAGCGGTTGCCAGCCTGCCGCGAGATACTGCTCGACGCGGCTCTCGCCGGCGCGCACCTCCTGGCGGTAGCTCGCGCTGTCGGGGCACGTGGGGCTCAGGCCGGCCGGCACCGGGGCCAGGCCGTTCCACAGCTGGCCCGGCTGTTCAATGCAGTAGAGCGGTGAGCCCCAGCTCAGGTTGTCGGTCAGCCACCACCCCAGGGGCACACTGACCACCGCGCCGCCCAGCAGGGCGGCGGCCAGGGTCAGCCGCTGGCCCTTACTCGGTCGCGTGATCCAGGGCATTGCGAATGGTGGTCGTCACGTGGTGGTCGAGCAGTCGGTAGTAGGCAATGCGGCCTTCCTTCCGGAAGGTGACGATGCGGCCGGTGCGCAGCAGGCGCAGCTGATGACTGACCGCACTCTCGCTGATCCCCACCACCGCCGCCAGGTCACACACGCACAGCTCGGTGGTCTTCAGCGCACTCAGAATCCTGAGCCGGGTGGGATCCGCCATCAACTTCAGGAAGGCGGCGGCGTCCTCGATGCAGAGGTCCTCTGGCTGATGGGTGCGCGCCAGCTGGACCGCCTCCGGATGCAGGCAGGTCACTTCGCACACGTCGTCCTGAGAGGCGGTTCTCATTACGTCAGTGTAGACGCTGGCTGGCTGACCCGCTGTCACCGCATCACCGTCCGCACGTCGGCCGCGATCCGGTCGGTGAGGTTCAGCTGGGTGTAATCCCAGACCACCCGCCGGTTGCCGGCCCGGTCCACCAGGTAAACGCCAGTCGTGTGGTTGACGTCGTAGCGGTCTGGGGCCGTCACATTCGAATACTCGAAGCCGACGCCCCAGGCCGCAGCCGCCTGACGGAGCGGCGTTTTGGGAATCACCAGGCCACGTGCGTCCGGGCTGAAGTAGCGCACGTACGAGCGCAGCTCCGCTGGCGTGTCCCGCCCAGGATCGACCGTGACCAGCAGACTCACAAAGTCCTTCCGCTGCCGCTCTGGGAGCGTCTGGCGCACCCGTTCCAGGGCGGCCAGAGTGGTGGGACAGATGTTCGGGCAGTTCAGGAAGCCGAAAAAGACCGCCACGGTCTGGCCTTTGAAGGCAGACAGGGCCAGCGGCTGGCCATCGTCGCCGGTGCCGGCCAGGGGCGGGGCCACCGTCCCGGGTGGATACGCCGTACCAAGGAGGCCCTGAGGGTTGCGCAGGCGGGTGTAGAGCAGGGCCAGGGACAGCAGGGCCGCCACCGCCAGCAGCGCCAGGGTAAGCGAGCGCTGCCAGGGCCGGCGGAGTCCAGCGGGCAATCCATCAGCCGCTGTCTCCAGCGCCTGTCCGTGCGGGCTAGTCATGATCCATTCCGTCCATGTCGTGGCGAGGTGCGGGGTCAGGCGTCACCGAACGCGCTCTCAGGAGAGCTTCGAGGCCCTGAATTTCCGAGCGCTGCGCCGTCACGACCCGCTGCGCGAACCGCCGCACTTCCGGGCGGCGCGCCACGTTCAGGGCCGAGGTGGCCATGGCGACGCCCCCCTGGTGGTGCCGGCGCATCAGAAGCAGGAAGCGGGTTTCGGCAGCGGCAACGGTGAGCGTCTCCAGCGCCGCCTCATCGGTGGCGGACGCCATGCCCATGGCCGCGCGGTCCATGCCGCTCATGGGGGCCTCGCGCCCGGCCAGTGGCCGGCCCCAGGCCATCAGCCAGCCCTGCATCTGGCCAATCTGCGCCTGCTGGGTCAACAGGATGTCCTGCGCCAGCAGCCGGATCTCAGGGTCGGCGGCGCGTTTGACCAGGGTGACACTCATGTTCACGGCCTGGGCGTGGTGCGCCGCCATATCCCGCGCAAAAGTCACGTCGGCACTGGTCTCACCCGGCGCCGCTGGCCAGGCCAGGGCCAGCCCTGCGCCCAGGGCGGCCACCCCCAGAGCGGCGCCCCACGGAATCAAACGGTGTCGTCGTACGCGCCGCTGCACGAGGCTCCAATTTCGGGTGCTTCACCGCCCTGCTCATAGGCCTGAATGAACTTCGCGATGCGCTCGTCAGCGGGGTCCTGCACTTCCAGCTGCTTGTTCCAGGCGGTCAGGACGATGGGGGCCGTCTGGGTTTCATGGGGCGAAAGCAGGATGTAGGTGCGGCCGGCCACCCGCTCTTTGAGCTGCAGCACCTGACTGGTGCTCAGGCCGGGCTTGTACGACACCCACACGGCGCCGTGCTCCAGGCTGTGCACGGCGTACTCGTCGTAGATGGGCCGGTCATAGATCCCGCAGTTCTGCCACGAACCGTTGTGCGGGCCGCCCGCTGGGGGCCGCTGCGCGTACGTCAGGCGGCCGGGCTTGTGGTCACCGCCTTCGTTTTTGAAGCTTTTCACACCTTCGATCTCGGCCCCACCTTGGTTGCAGGCGGCGAGAAGCACGGTCAGGGACAGCAGCATCAGTCGTTTCATAGGTTCTCCTGAGAAGAGGGGTTACGGGGTCTGTGAGGGAAAGGGCCTGGCGGTCACACGCCGTTCGCGCCACCAGTTCGCCAGCAGGAGCGCCGCCACGCCAGTGCACACCAGCACGTCAGACAGGTTAAAAATCGGGAATGGGCGGCCGCTGAGCAGCTCAGAGACCCGGTCCAGCAGCGGGGAAGTGAGGTAATCCACCACCGCGCCGCGCGCCAGGCCGTCCAGGGCGTTGCCCAGCGCGCCGGCCGCGATCAAGGCCAAGGGCCAGGTCAGGGGCGGCGGCACCCGCCGCAGGGCGAGGGCGCCCACCAGGCCCAGGCCGACGAGCAGCCGCAAGGCGGCCAGTGCCCCTGTGAAGCCCCCCAGCAGGCCCCAGGCCATGCCGGTGTTGAGGGTAAAGCCCAGGTGCAAGACGCCAGGGACGAGGGGGCGGTTGACTCCGGGGCTGAGCTGTTCCACCGCCCAGGCCTTGAGCAGTCCTTCGAGCACCAGCAGCAGCGCGGTCACCAGCACAGGGGCCCAGCCGACGGTCCGCCGGCCTCTCAGCGTGGTCATGCGCCCGCCTGCAAAGCCGCCAGCAGCCCGGGACGCTGCTGATCAACTGGCCCAGCGAACACCTGGGTGCCGATCACGGTCACCGGAGTGATCCGGGTCTCGGTGAGGTTCCGCAATTCGGCCAGTGCGCCGGCATCTTCCTGAAGGTTCCGGATCCGGAAGGGCGCGCCGCAGCGGCCCAGCAGGCGCTGAACAGCCCGGCTCTCCGCGCAGTCCGCCGTGGTGTAAAGGGTGATCTCAGGCATGGCGGGGGGTGGCCTCCGGGGCCGGGGTCAGGCGGGGGGCTTTCCAGCCCAACAGCCGCAGGGCGTTGGCGGTCACCAGCGCGGTGGCGCCCGTGTCGGCCAGAATCGCCATCCAGAGGTTTGTGTACCCCAGCAGGGTGGTGACCAGGAAGACAGCTTTCAGCCCCAGCGCGAAGGCGATGTTGACCTTGATGTTGCCCATGGTGGCCCGAGAGAGGTTCACGAGGTCCGCCACGCCGGACACCCGTTCATGCAGCAGCGCAGCGTCGGCGGTTTCCAGTGCCACGTCGGTGCCGCCCCCCATGGCGATGCCCACGTCCGAGGCCGCCAGCGCCGGGGCGTCGTTGATGCCGTCTCCGACCATGGCCACGCCCCCCTGCGCTTTATACCCGGCGATCAGGCGCAGTTTGTCTTCGGGCAGCAGTTCGGCCTGGACGTTCAGGCCCAGGTCCTGGGCAATGGCCCGGCCCGTGCGGGCGTTGTCCCCCGTGAGCATCACGGTCTGCACCCCCAGGCGGCGCAGCTCGGCAATGGCGGCGCGGGCGTCTGGACGCGGCTCGTCGCGGATGGCCAGCACGCCGAGGGGCGCGGCCCCGTCGAGCAGGAGGACGGCGGTGCGGCCCTGCTCCTCGAGGCGGGTGACGGTGGCCGCGAGTTCGGCGCTCAGGGGCGCCAGCTCGGCCGCGTGACGGGGGGACATGACGCCCAGGGCCCGCCCTTCCACGGTGGCTGTCGCCCCCTTCCCTGGGAGGGCCTGCGCGTCCTGAGCGGCGGGAATGGTGACCTTCTCCAGCTGGGCCGCCCCTGTGATGGCCTTGGCCAGCGGATGGCTGCTGCCCGACTCCACGGCGGCCGCCAGGCGCAGGACCTCGCCACGCTCTGCCCCCACGCCCACAATGTCGGTGACCCGGGGCTTCCCGGCGGTCAGGGTCCCGGTCTTGTCAAAGGCCACGGTCTTCACGCCGCCGATGGTCTCCAGTGCGCCCCCACCCTTGATCAGCAGGCCGCGCCGGGTGCCGGCGCTGATGGCACTTGTGATGGAGGCGGGCACGCTGAGGACCAGGGCGCAGGGGCACCCGATCAGGAGCAGGCTGATGCCCTTGTAGAGCCAGTCATGCCACACGCCACCCAGGAAAAGGGGCGGCACCAGCGCCACCAGGGCCGAGACCAGCACGACCCCAGGCGTGTAATACCGGCTGAAACGGTCGATGAACCGCGCAGTGGGGGCTTTGCTGCCTTCGGCCTCCTCGACCATGTGAATAATGCGCGCGATGGTGTTGTCAGCGGCGGCCCGGTCCACCCGGAGGGTCAGGGTGCCGTCGGTGTTGATGCTGCCTGCAAAGACCGTATCCCCCGGACCCTTGACCACTGGAACGCTTTCCCCAGTGACCGGACTGTCGTCGAGGCTGGAGGTGCCCGTCAGAATGCTGCCGTCGGCCGGAACGCGCGCGCCGGGGTTGACCTGAACCGTCTGGCCCACCTGCAACGAGTCGGCTGGCACCTCGCGGGGTTGACCGCCCTCCAGCAGCAGAGCAGTCTTGGGGGCCAGGGCGGCCAGCGCCTGAATGCCGGCGCGGGCGCGGCCGGCGGCCACGCCCTCTAACAGTTCGCCCACGGCGAAGAAGAACACCACCACCGCGCCCTCGGCCGCCTCGCCAATGGCCACGGCGCCGATGGCGGCCAGGCTGACGAGCATGTTGATGCTGAAGGGATCACCCAGGCGGGCGCTGGCGAGTGCTTTTTTCGCCAGCGGCCAGACGCCCAGCAGAGTGGCGGCGATGAAGGCCACGTCAGCGAGCGTCGGCGCCAGGAAACTGAGGAGCCACGCGACGCCCAGCAGCACCCCGGACGTGACGACCAGCTTGCCCTGACCCGTGCGGTACCAGGGCGTGCCGGCGGGCGCGACCTCGTGCGTGTGGCCGGCGTGATCGTCGGCGCCGTGGCCATGGCCCTGCGGACCGGCTGCGGCAGCTGATCCCATCAGAGATGGGGCGTAGCCCAGTGATTTGAGATTCTTTTCCAGGGTGGCCCGTGGGGTCTGCCCCTCGTCCAGATGCAGCGTCAGGGTCTGCTTGGAAAAACTGGTCTTGACGCCGTCTGTTCCGGGCAGCGTGGCCACCATACGCTCGACCGTCTGCACGCAGCTGGCGCAGTCCATGCCCTCGACAAAATAGGTCAGGGCGTCGGGGTCGGCACCTGAAGTGGGGGGCCGCGCAGGAGACTGGGTCATGTGCCGACAATACCTGAGTAGACATTCAGATGTAAAGGAGGATGAGGGGCCAGGGTCAGTTGCGGGAGCGGCACTTCATAGGAGCGCGCGCCCTCTGGACATAGGCTTTGGCCCAGAGTCATCCGTAGAGACGGACCCTGCCGCTCTGTGGCCGCGCTCCACCAGCGCCTCCTTAACCTCTTTACATATGAGCAGATGTTCATACATACTGAGGGCATGGATGCTTTGGTCTTTTCTCTCCAGACGGCATGGGTCCAGCGGCTCTCAGCGCAGCGCGGCGCGCCGGAGGTCTGATGTTGGATGTGGCGGTGATTGGTGGAGGCCAGGCCGGCTTGGCTGCGGGATACTTTCTGGGACGCAGCGGGCTGAACTTCCGCATCTTTGACGGGGGCCTGCGCCCCGGGGCCAGCTGGCGCGACCGCTACGACTCTCTTGTGCTGTTCACCCCAGCCAAACGCAGCGGCTTGCCTGGGCTCCCGTTTCCGGGTGATCCGGCGCACTACCCCACCAAAGATGAGGTCGCGGCGTATCTGGAGGCGTACGCCCAGACCTTTGAGCTGCCCACCGAATACGGCGCGCCCGTGCGCCGGGTGCGCCAGGGACCTGACGGCTTTGAGCTCACCACGCCCCGCGGCGAGTGGGCCGCCCGGGCGGTGCTCGTGGCGACCGGGCCGTTTCAGACGCCGTTCGTACCAGCCTGGGCCCAACATGTGGCCCCGGAGGTTACGCAGCTGCACAGCAGTGCCTACCGCCGGCCTTCCGCCCTGCCCGCCGGCCGGGTGCTGGTGGTGGGCGCCGGGAACTCAGGAGCCCAGATCGCCGAGGAACTGACGCGCACCCATTCGGTCACGGTAGCCCAGGGTCGCCCACAACCGGTCCTGCCGCAACGGGTGGGGGGCCGGGACATCTTCGATGTGCTGGGGGCCCTGCGGCTGCTGGACGTGCCGGTGGGCTCACTGCTTGGCTGGCTGCTGCGGCGCCGTGATCCGGTGATTGGCACGGATCTGCGCCGCCTGAACCGCCGGGGCCAGCTGCAGCTGGCCCCCCGGGTGGTGAACGCGGATGGCCGCCGCCTGGTCTGTGTAGACGGGACCCGGCTGGAGGCCGAAACGGTGGTCTGGGCCACTGGTTTCCGGCCGGCCTATCCCTGGCTGGATCTGGAGGGGGTGCTGGATGACCGGGGCTGGCCTCTTCACCACGGCGGCGTCACGGGCATTCCGGGGCTCTCGTTTCTGGGCCTGCCCTGGCAGCGCACAAGGGGCTCTGCACTGCTCGGCGGGGTGGGGCGGGACGCTCAGGTGCTGGTCGAGCGGGAGATGAGGCGCCTGAAGGGACAGGGACCGTCGTGAGCGGCCGGAGCCCCGGCGCCCAGGGAGGGCCCTTGGTGCTGGACGCCGACTCTCCTCCGAGTAGAGCTCAGGGCGTTCTGGGCGCTGTTCCTGCACTGCTTCTGCGAGCGGGCCACTTCACCCACACCGGCGGTCCCGGCACCTTGCAGAGGCGCCCCTTGGTCCTGAAGCCCGCCGTCACGCTGGCCCGTGCGCAGACGGCGGGCCTTTCCAGGGAGGGTCTATGCACATCGAATTGACAACTGAGTTTCCTGCCCATGCCCCTGAAGTCTGGCGTCACGTGCAGACCAGCCGCCTGCTGCGGTATGTCGCGGCGCCCCTGGTCACGTTCACGCCGCTGGAGCCGCCCACCTGGCCCGACGTC of the Deinococcus arcticus genome contains:
- a CDS encoding Tn3 family transposase, translated to MLRYVQDEGYRHRIQRQVNRGGLRHSVARAVFHGGKGELGQKYREGMEDQLEALGLVVNAMVLWNTRYLALAVEDIRQAGQLCDEAEVARLSPLLSEHGNILGKYDFRSQLKSLEANCASSATRHRWTLTCTWPKFLRGSFCSQSHARPTRSGRRGPQKTLSDPSAGCGRGGRAGLEQAAPDHGPGT
- a CDS encoding signal peptidase II, whose translation is MTTLRGRRTVGWAPVLVTALLLVLEGLLKAWAVEQLSPGVNRPLVPGVLHLGFTLNTGMAWGLLGGFTGALAALRLLVGLGLVGALALRRVPPPLTWPLALIAAGALGNALDGLARGAVVDYLTSPLLDRVSELLSGRPFPIFNLSDVLVCTGVAALLLANWWRERRVTARPFPSQTP
- a CDS encoding DUF3105 domain-containing protein, with protein sequence MKRLMLLSLTVLLAACNQGGAEIEGVKSFKNEGGDHKPGRLTYAQRPPAGGPHNGSWQNCGIYDRPIYDEYAVHSLEHGAVWVSYKPGLSTSQVLQLKERVAGRTYILLSPHETQTAPIVLTAWNKQLEVQDPADERIAKFIQAYEQGGEAPEIGASCSGAYDDTV
- a CDS encoding DUF4158 domain-containing protein; the encoded protein is MSDEQAARYGRYDGDPAPVQLTQYFLLTDADLALLEDRRRKHNKLGMAVQLCSLRFLGTFPPPAEQVPARVVDHVAQQLGLSPDVLHKYGQREATRSKHRALLLTHLGYQEFGVWVAIRLIRWLYAQLSLSDQRPSLLFDLATAHLVGQKIVLPGVTVLAPG
- a CDS encoding DUF305 domain-containing protein; amino-acid sequence: MIPWGAALGVAALGAGLALAWPAAPGETSADVTFARDMAAHHAQAVNMSVTLVKRAADPEIRLLAQDILLTQQAQIGQMQGWLMAWGRPLAGREAPMSGMDRAAMGMASATDEAALETLTVAAAETRFLLLMRRHHQGGVAMATSALNVARRPEVRRFAQRVVTAQRSEIQGLEALLRARSVTPDPAPRHDMDGMDHD
- a CDS encoding flavin-containing monooxygenase codes for the protein MLDVAVIGGGQAGLAAGYFLGRSGLNFRIFDGGLRPGASWRDRYDSLVLFTPAKRSGLPGLPFPGDPAHYPTKDEVAAYLEAYAQTFELPTEYGAPVRRVRQGPDGFELTTPRGEWAARAVLVATGPFQTPFVPAWAQHVAPEVTQLHSSAYRRPSALPAGRVLVVGAGNSGAQIAEELTRTHSVTVAQGRPQPVLPQRVGGRDIFDVLGALRLLDVPVGSLLGWLLRRRDPVIGTDLRRLNRRGQLQLAPRVVNADGRRLVCVDGTRLEAETVVWATGFRPAYPWLDLEGVLDDRGWPLHHGGVTGIPGLSFLGLPWQRTRGSALLGGVGRDAQVLVEREMRRLKGQGPS
- a CDS encoding glutaredoxin family protein; this encodes MPEITLYTTADCAESRAVQRLLGRCGAPFRIRNLQEDAGALAELRNLTETRITPVTVIGTQVFAGPVDQQRPGLLAALQAGA
- a CDS encoding Tn3 family transposase, whose amino-acid sequence is MQHALKRREVFAPQSERYADPRAGLLQGESWIAARSDVLRVLDRSLDPRPAVEALNVALGEAYQKVETHLAKNQALMLTVDNGHTRVSLSLLVATPESTSLSTLKAQVAARLPTVDLAELLMEVHEITGMAAAFTHVSEGKSYARDLPLSICGVLLAQACNIGLKAVSRVDVAALTLPRLSWVQQNYVRAETLIQANACLVEAQFDLPRAQVWGGGEVASADGLRFVVPVRTVHAGWNGKYFGAARGVTYYNFTSDQFTGFHGIVIPGTLRDSLDILSGLLEQQTHLDPREIMTDTHGSSDVVFVLFALLGYQFSPRLADLPDQRFWRLDRDADYWQVH
- a CDS encoding SCO family protein, with amino-acid sequence MTSPHGQALETAADGLPAGLRRPWQRSLTLALLAVAALLSLALLYTRLRNPQGLLGTAYPPGTVAPPLAGTGDDGQPLALSAFKGQTVAVFFGFLNCPNICPTTLAALERVRQTLPERQRKDFVSLLVTVDPGRDTPAELRSYVRYFSPDARGLVIPKTPLRQAAAAWGVGFEYSNVTAPDRYDVNHTTGVYLVDRAGNRRVVWDYTQLNLTDRIAADVRTVMR
- the lnt gene encoding apolipoprotein N-acyltransferase — protein: MPYDICMSVQISSAAKMLHFGRGVGAGDASSSWTLVVSVVLGVLLALTAVPFAWSALTPLALAALLLWVCTPANPTAVAARLFWSMTAFFSLHLLFLPLSFAPLFGALSVLLFPLLFAVEGGFYALMGYLVALLAPTFLGRVWGVAFGWVILEWLRHLGPFAFPWGTLGYALLPTPLIQVADLGGVLLASLLITTLAAALASLAVREVRPLALTFPVWGLALGYGLTRPEVAPPTHRALLVQGNLNPLDKVQGTAQPLPIYARLSAANTSGAVIWPETAVTEKDVPNLPGLPLLIGVARTGQNRIEAWDGGFRGAYDKHQLVPFGEYFPLREPLAPLYEGVFSALGLPSLTGLQAGQLGQPLTLRGVSYGAYVCYESVFPTVARQLVQGGAGVLVNASNDGWFHAGNGVEQHFAMGRVRAIETRRYVLRAGNIGVTAVVDPQGWVTQALPTRRAGALAARYAVQEGTTWYVRLGDWPVGVAILGLTGLLAQGIVRRAGSRLVFNAPEQHADAT
- a CDS encoding ArsR/SmtB family transcription factor, whose translation is MRTASQDDVCEVTCLHPEAVQLARTHQPEDLCIEDAAAFLKLMADPTRLRILSALKTTELCVCDLAAVVGISESAVSHQLRLLRTGRIVTFRKEGRIAYYRLLDHHVTTTIRNALDHATE
- a CDS encoding heavy metal translocating P-type ATPase; this encodes MTQSPARPPTSGADPDALTYFVEGMDCASCVQTVERMVATLPGTDGVKTSFSKQTLTLHLDEGQTPRATLEKNLKSLGYAPSLMGSAAAAGPQGHGHGADDHAGHTHEVAPAGTPWYRTGQGKLVVTSGVLLGVAWLLSFLAPTLADVAFIAATLLGVWPLAKKALASARLGDPFSINMLVSLAAIGAVAIGEAAEGAVVVFFFAVGELLEGVAAGRARAGIQALAALAPKTALLLEGGQPREVPADSLQVGQTVQVNPGARVPADGSILTGTSSLDDSPVTGESVPVVKGPGDTVFAGSINTDGTLTLRVDRAAADNTIARIIHMVEEAEGSKAPTARFIDRFSRYYTPGVVLVSALVALVPPLFLGGVWHDWLYKGISLLLIGCPCALVLSVPASITSAISAGTRRGLLIKGGGALETIGGVKTVAFDKTGTLTAGKPRVTDIVGVGAERGEVLRLAAAVESGSSHPLAKAITGAAQLEKVTIPAAQDAQALPGKGATATVEGRALGVMSPRHAAELAPLSAELAATVTRLEEQGRTAVLLLDGAAPLGVLAIRDEPRPDARAAIAELRRLGVQTVMLTGDNARTGRAIAQDLGLNVQAELLPEDKLRLIAGYKAQGGVAMVGDGINDAPALAASDVGIAMGGGTDVALETADAALLHERVSGVADLVNLSRATMGNIKVNIAFALGLKAVFLVTTLLGYTNLWMAILADTGATALVTANALRLLGWKAPRLTPAPEATPRHA